The following are encoded together in the Plasmodium malariae genome assembly, chromosome: 1 genome:
- the HSP110c gene encoding heat shock protein 110, putative: MSVLGIDIGNENAVIATINKGAINIVRNDVSERLTPCLVGFTEKERLIGDNALAKVKSNYKNTCRNIKNLIGKIVTNANDEDIEVNEAYGDLVPCEYNYLGYGVEYKKQKLNISGVRILSTLLFFLIRLAEKYIGKECSEIVLSYPPTYTNSQKECLIAATKIINANILRLISDNTAVALDYGMYRMKEFKEDVGSIVVFVNIGYANTCICIARFFSNRCEILSDVADSSLGGRNIDNELIKYINNLFINAYKVNPLYKSNSSDLCEMGTGKLSKYFVSSNNETSQIDNKVRVKLQDVAVKTKKVLSANNETSIHVECLHEDLDCQGSIDRGTFEELCSNFFLPKLKDLLDKAMVISKVSLEQIQSIEILGGSTRIPFIQNYLQEYFKKTLSKTLVADESVARGCVLSAAMLSKHYKVKEYECIEKVTHPISVVWHHVNDFSKTNVEKLYTNDSLKKKVKKIIIPEKGQIKVTAYYEDTPDLPQNCIKELGSCLVKINEKNDKVVESHIMTTFSDNDTFTFLGAQAVSKTVIKTKEEKKKLDEKAAEEKDLENENEDDRGKNNDKDKENNSTVDSVMPNNTNMSSKSKTELKKGEEGKVQTCYTAIAIEAIAPPGSYSSKDIYNFSEAEINMQHSDQVEAERLKHINELETIIYETRDRINGIYKDFVIDEERDSISLALDDIENWVYDNIDENKNMFIKKKEEIRELIKDIIYRHDVYTSKEKNLNNIINHLKNIISQCGKRQSEESQKIITRTTKFLETINSLQEQEKDKKLYEPPVYTLKDIEGEFNEVTQLAQKHFSKIEAEELAKQKEKEKEKERERKEQEKEKKKQQQQQQQQQQQQQQQHAEGKYADENQEKDSKDAKDNDETDISTKNDNNCSAEEKDI, encoded by the coding sequence ATGTCGGTGCTTGGGATAGATATAGGAAATGAAAACGCAGTGATTGCAACTATAAACAAGGGGGCAATAAACATTGTAAGGAACGATGTGTCGGAAAGGCTAACCCCTTGCTTAGTTGGTTTTACTGAAAAGGAAAGATTGATAGGAGATAATGCATTAGCAAAAGTAAAgtcaaattataaaaacacatgtagaaatattaaaaacttGATAGGAAAAATAGTAACCAATGCAAATGATGAAGATATAGAAGTAAATGAAGCATATGGAGATTTAGTACCATgtgaatataattatttaggATATGGGGtagaatataaaaagcaGAAATTGAATATAAGTGGGGTTAGAATTTTATccacattattattttttttaataagacTAGCCGAAAAATATATTGGTAAAGAGTGTTCAGAAATAGTTTTATCCTATCCACCAACATATACGAATAGCCAAAAAGAATGTTTAATAGCAgctacaaaaattattaatgctAATATATTGAGGCTTATTAGTGACAATACTGCTGTTGCGTTAGATTATGGTATGTATAGAATGAAAGAATTTAAAGAAGATGTAGGATCAATAGTcgtttttgtaaatattggATATGCAAATACCTGTATATGTATTGCTCGCTTCTTTTCAAATAGATGTGAAATATTAAGCGATGTTGCAGATTCTAGTTTAGGTGGTAGAAATATAGATaatgaattaattaaatatataaataatttatttattaatgcaTATAAAGTAAATCCCTTATATAAGAGTAATTCTTCAGATTTATGTGAAATGGGTACAGGAAAATTAAGCAAATATTTTGTATCTTCAAATAATGAAACTAGCCAAATTGATAATAAAGTACGTGTGAAACTACAAGATGTTGCAGTAAAGacaaaaaaagttttatcaGCAAATAATGAAACATCTATACATGTAGAATGTTTACATGAAGATTTAGATTGTCAAGGTTCTATTGATAGAGGTACATTTGAAGAATTGtgttccaatttttttttaccaaaaCTGAAAGATTTATTAGACAAAGCTATGGTAATTAGTAAAGTTAGTTTAGAACAAATACAATCTATAGAGATATTAGGTGGCTCTACTAGAATTCcttttatacaaaattatttgcaggagtattttaaaaaaacattgtCAAAAACGTTAGTTGCTGATGAATCAGTTGCTAGAGGTTGTGTTCTATCTGCAGCTATGTTAAGTAAACATTATAAAGTTAAAGAGTATGAATGTATCGAGAAAGTGACGCATCCAATTAGTGTTGTATGGCATCATGTAAACGATTTTTCAAAAACGAatgtagaaaaattatatacaaatgattctttaaaaaagaaagtaaaaaaaattattattccaGAAAAGGGACAAATTAAAGTTACAGCATATTATGAAGATACACCAGACTTACCACAGAATTGTATTAAAGAATTAGGTTCCTGTCTTGTTAAGATTAATGAAAAGAATGATAAAGTTGTAGAGTCTCATATTATGACGACCTTTTCGGATAATGACACATTCACCTTTTTGGGTGCGCAGGCTGTTAGTAAAACAgttattaaaacaaaagaggaaaagaaaaaattagatGAAAAAGCAGCAGAAGAGAAAGATttggaaaatgaaaatgaggACGATAGAGgcaaaaataatgataaggATAAAGAGAACAACAGCACAGTGGACAGTGTTATGCCAAACAACACTAACATGAGCAGCAAAAGCAAAACTGAATTGAAGAAAGGAGAAGAGGGAAAGGTACAAACGTGCTATACTGCAATTGCTATTGAAGCCATAGCACCACCAGGAAGTTACAGTAGTAAAGACATCTACAATTTTAGTGAAGCTGAAATTAATATGCAACATAGTGATCAAGTAGAGGCAGAAAGACTAAAACATATAAACGAGTTAGAAACTATTATATACGAAACACGAGATCGAATTAATGGTATATATAAAGACTTTGTAATAGATGAAGAAAGAGATTCCATATCACTAGCTTTAGATGATATTGAAAATTGGGTTTATGATAATATcgatgaaaacaaaaatatgtttataaaaaaaaaagaagaaataagaGAGCTtataaaagatattatatacaGACATGATGTATATACAtcgaaagaaaaaaatttaaataatattattaatcatttaaaaaatattatatcacAATGTGGAAAGAGACAATCAGAAGAGAgccaaaaaattattactagAACAACTAAATTTTTAGAAACAATTAATTCTTTGCAAGAACaagaaaaagataagaaattatatgaacCTCCTGTATATACACTTAAAGATATAGAAGGAGAATTTAATGAAGTCACACAGCTAGCCCAGAagcatttttcaaaaatcGAGGCAGAAGAGCTAGCCaaacaaaaggaaaaagaaaaagaaaaggaaagagAGAGGAAGGAacaggaaaaagaaaagaaaaaacagcAACAACagcaacaacaacaacaacaacaacaacaacaacaacatgCTGAAGGAAAATATGCGGATGAAAATCAAGAAAAGGATTCCAAAGACGCCAAAGATAACGACGAAACGGACATTTCGACTAAAAACGACAATAACTGTAGTGCGGAGGAGAAGGATATTTAG
- the PmUG01_01020600 gene encoding Cg3 protein, putative, producing the protein MELFFMKNIINMDKKKLLSTCFGAIGSRNFFFEARGGSYKKKKINFEKRKRYTTNTRGEKEKEENGTNGPNGECGSNRPNGQKRVKAQNIFFTWRCLAVNLALTLPTLIYLYTAQMEKKGKKRGIGKTTVENIGKPLIGGNFTLINQNGKIITNKFFKNKFCLIYFGFTYCPDICPQELEKQTIVTEKITNKYGNIITPIFISVDPNRDTVAQINYYCKSFSEKLIGLTGTKELIKDVSKLFRVYYNEHLTESTSKDVGNGNNNTINKNYNYLIDHSIIHYLLDTNGKFVDFFGKNCTVNEMVERISLYIDEYLAKNKVEHV; encoded by the coding sequence ATGGAGctcttttttatgaaaaacataattaataTGGACAAGAAGAAATTGTTAAGTACGTGCTTCGGTGCAATTGGCTCGAGAAACTTCTTTTTTGAGGCACGGGGTGGGAGctataagaaaaagaaaattaatttcGAAAAGAGAAAGAGATATACCACAAATACGCGGGGAGAgaaggaaaaagaagaaaatggTACAAATGGGCCAAATGGGGAATGTGGATCTAACAGACCGAATGGACAAAAGCGAGTCAAAGCGcagaacatattttttacgtgGAGATGTTTAGCTGTCAATTTGGCATTAACACTACCAACTCTGATATATCTATACACTGCACAGATggaaaaaaaggggaaaaaaagagGCATTGGTAAAACGACTGTAGAAAATATAGGGAAACCATTAATAGGAGGAAACTTTACTTTGATTAATCAAAATGGTAAGAtcataacaaataaattttttaaaaataaattttgtttaatttattttgggTTTACTTATTGTCCTGATATATGTCCTCAGGAGTTAGAAAAGCAAACTATAGTAACAGAAAAAATTACCAACaaatatggaaatataattactccaatttttatttcagtAGATCCAAATAGGGACACAGTTgcacaaataaattattattgtaagTCATTTAGTGAAAAGTTAATTGGTTTAACAGGTACTAAGGAACTTATCAAGGATGTTTCCAAGTTATTTCGTGTTTACTACAATGAACATTTAACAGAGTCAACTAGTAAAGATGTAGGAAATGGTAATAACAACACAATCAATAAGAACTATAACTACTTAATAGATCATTCAATCATCCATTACCTACTTGATACGAATGGAAAATTTGTCgatttttttggaaaaaactGCACAGTCAATGAAATGGTTGAAAGGATTTCGCTTTATATAGATGAATATCTAGCAAAGAATAAAGTAGAGCATGTATGA
- the CRT gene encoding chloroquine resistance transporter, putative, whose product MKIIKKKKNKGNHKTKSDTPYRDLDNLVQNGNDIQHRISVIRKITNFFSLIVHEIRENIFMYTLSIIYLSVCVMNKILAKRTLNKIGNYSFITSETHNFICMVVFSSLYFFFTRSKMSAKERQQNFGLQFFAISILDASSVILAFIGLTRTTGNIQSFVLQLSIPINMFFCFLILRYRYHLFNYLGAVIIVVTIAIVEMILSFETQEENSIIFNLVLIGSLVPLCFSNMTREIVFQKHKIDILRLNAVVSFFQIFTTCFILPVYTLPFLKQLHLPFSEIGSNIKNGFNCLFFGKNTIVENCGLGMAKMCDDCDGAWKTLLAYSFFNICDNLITSYIIEKFSTMTYTIVSCIQGPAIAIAYYFKFLAGDVVREPRILDFVTLVGYLIGSVFYRIGNIILEREKLKEGNDADSEELTNADGIATA is encoded by the exons ATGAagatcataaaaaaaaaaaaaaataaaggaaaccataaaacaaaaagtgACACACCTTATAGAGACCTGGATAATCTAGTACAGAACGGAA ATGATATTCAACATAGAATTTCCGtcataagaaaaattacGAACTTCTTCAGTCTGATAGTTCATGAGATACgggaaaatatattcatgtacaccctaagtataatatatttgagtGTGTGtgtaatgaataaaatattagcaAAAAGAACACTAAATAAAATTGGCAATTATAGCTTTATAACATCGGAAACTCATAACTTTATTTGTATGGTTGTTTTTTCctcgttatattttttttttactcgtTCAAAAATGTCTGCAAAG GAAAGACAACAAAATTTTGGGCTTCAGTTCTTCGCCATATCGATTTTGGATGCCTCTTCAGTAATACTTGCATTCATAG gacTTACAAGAACCACAGGAAATATTCAGTCCTTCGTTTTGCAGTTGAGTATAccaataaatatgtttttctgttttttgaTCCTAAGATAcag ATATCACCTTTTTAATTACCTAGGAGCTGTTATAATAGTGGTAACCATAGCTATAGTAGAGATGATACTATCATTTGAAACACAAGAAGAaaattcaattatttttaatttggtCTTGATTGGTTCCTTAGTT cCATTATGTTTTTCAAACATGACAAGGGAGATAGTTTTTCAGAAACACAAGATAGACATTTTAAGATTGAAT GCCgttgtatctttttttcaaatatttacaaCCTGTTTTATTTTGCCGGTCTACACTCTCCCATTTTTGAAGCAAC ttcATTTGCCATTTTCTGAAATTGGCTCAAACATTAAGAACGGTTTCAACTGCCTATTTTTCGGAAAAAACACCATTGTTGAG AATTGCGGTCTTGGTATGGCTAAAATGTGTGACGACTGTGACGGAGCATgg AAAACACTTTTAgcttattccttttttaatatatgtgaCAATTTAATCACTAGTTAT ATAATCGAAAAGTTTTCGACTATGACATACACTATCGTTAGCTGTATCCAAGGACCAGCAATAGCAATAGCATACTATTTTAAATTCCTTGCG GGTGATGTTGTTAGGGAACCACGTATATTAGACTTTGTAACATTg GTTGGCTATCTCATTGGTTCAGTATTTTACCGAATTGGAAACATAATCCTAGAAA gagaaaaattgaaagaaGGAAATGATGCGGATTCTGAGGAACTTACTAATGCAGATGGAATAGCAACTgcttaa
- the PmUG01_01020800 gene encoding cg1 protein, putative, translating to MLIFLLIALNILACICFLNTKYQIQLDYSIPSELFNLDKSLKYTNVTIGKDSLLCILNNSNDNYDDNLECNEEYDLFKNIEDANGINNFVEEKLSRNYLLTYADNSITYNLSLGDEDISPVREVGASPKASINSGGSSGSGCGHAIEKRKTQARGSKGNPVEHTKRGRSYPHGEVKGVPKCNFKRVYDYIFYKHKFNVYHKYRKYDKMNDQISLKNHIIKGKMLTINNMCIDAYSSKENMLKICLNKSVSFVTTKYFSKDKKHVSVSNYLDGRDLLFANNTVVQYYTDGKYFFEVLYICGNNNVRVNSFEKLDRVYHPLIFEIYEHVNTNLIKLYNILRKKWKDSGISFFKTFSLYSYGEKYYKALKDKLNENLNFLFPNAENLYRITISAYMFCNYTDRINPPNHYLLKNLMNKCYNFSKNDEYTYEICLPYSVIKYRKDDYGKVKFPIISLGSSYVSLNEGKAFYEKTYDIFPVLKMNYKLKKDRENYFKMKKSTISQSNALYTTSHVFSTYTFSSPLSFPNSEENSFNQTEYSSTSFHNVSPSDTSSLFPLPSILRPSSSAQPTTSNPLSPHLPSPHHSSSHPSSSHPSSSHPSSSHPSSSHPSSSHPSSSHPSSSHPSSSHPSSSHPSSSHPSSSHPSSSHSSSSHPSSSHSLSSPSTLSSHPTNSSLPAFTSLPSPSSHPAASSYSHPSFSSFYFSHYAPLYGPYFSFSLNRIPYMSTYVIDKPMEILKYGNENFYKALAFDLKGGKCKDSLEEVYDYITTIYFDCSLHYKNEMHTKIINVFQSTECHYYIHVTSPLLCAHPTLHTSMKAKIEVIKCFKNVYAASSQLQGGSTSCNRTNSHNDSCASSGNTRSGNSREPCGNKCKQCSECTSKPSSGGAGEKSTPGVHTHNNKHMNRDTLKSDNYISNEDKLYLQEFYSLKYKIFQNTKMVSFEAVPKGKKIEFGKMYDFGLGNYIRKRVYKSSPMFHIGNIVKHRYWNYQAVVVSWDYICFAPNEWKENFFSEYPSEFQNTVHYLLLINKKKKKEGTLYEPNYYSNKKKKRNYTDKHSIKSGSSTSSGSRIDKEKEQDFFFMVNDDDIVNNENFHFAYVPESSLDYGDKMIYSEYLPQFFEKYNDFFHFYIPKKNHIIWKLFPYDFFNLIF from the coding sequence ATgcttatatttcttttaatagcTCTAAACATATTAGCATgcatatgttttttaaatacaaaatatcaAATACAGTTAGATTATAGCATACCTAGTGAACTATTTAATTTAGATAAGTCACTAAAATATACAAACGTAACTATAGGTAAAGATTCGCTTCTgtgtatattaaataattcgAATGACAATTATGACGATAATTTGGAATGTAATGAGGAATACgacttatttaaaaatatagaagatGCTAATGGTATTAATAATTTCGtggaagaaaaattaagtagGAACTACCTTTTAACCTATGCCGATAACAGTATAACTTATAATCTGTCTTTGGGGGATGAGGACATTTCGCCCGTTCGTGAAGTAGGAGCTAGTCCGAAAGCGAGTATCAACAGCGGTGGTAGTAGTGGAAGCGGATGCGGCCATGCGATAGAGAAGCGAAAGACACAAGCACGTGGAAGCAAAGGGAACCCAGTCGAACATACTAAAAGAGGAAGGAGCTATCCTCATGGCGAGGTAAAAGGAGTACCCAAGTGTAATTTCAAAAGGgtatatgattatattttttataaacataaatttaatgtataccataaatatagaaaatacgACAAAATGAATGATCAGATATCACtaaaaaatcatattatAAAAGGGAAGATGTtaactataaataatatgtgtATTGATGCATATTCATCTAAAGAAAACatgttaaaaatttgtttaaataaatcAGTTTCATTTGTTactacaaaatattttagtaagGATAAGAAGCATGTATCAGTGTCGAATTATTTAGATGGAAGAGATTTACTATTTGCTAACAACACAGTAGTACAGTATTATACGGATGGGAAATACTTCTTTGaagtgttatatatatgtggtaACAATAATGTCCGAGTTAATAGTTTTGAAAAATTAGATAGGGTATACCatcctttaatttttgaaatatatgaacatgttaatacaaatttgataaaactttataatattttgagaaaaaaatggaaagacAGTggtatatcattttttaaaacattttcttTGTATTCATATggtgaaaaatattataaagcGTTAAAAGATAaactaaatgaaaatttaaattttttattcccGAATGCAGAAAATTTATATCGTATTACTATAAGCGCATATATGTTTTGTAATTACACAGATCGAATAAATCCCCCAAatcattatttattgaaaaatcTAATGAACAAGTGTTATAACTTTAgtaaaaatgatgaatatacatatgagaTATGTTTACCTTATAGTgttattaaatatagaaaagatGATTATGGGAAAGTGAAGTTTCCAATTATTTCGTTAGGATCTTCTTATGTTTCTTTGAATGAAGGGAAAGCATTTTACGAAAAAACATATGACATATTTCCTGTTCtcaaaatgaattataaattgaaaaaagatagagaaaattattttaaaatgaaaaaaagtacaaTATCACAATCGAACGCTTTATATACAACGTCTCATGTGTTCTCTACATACACTTTTTCATCACCTTTGTCATTTCCCAACTCAGAGGAAAATTCCTTTAATCAAACAGAGTATTCAAGTACTTCTTTTCATAACGTATCACCATCAGATACTTCCTCTTTATTCCCCTTACCTTCTATTTTAAGGCCGTCCTCATCAGCTCAACCCACTACATCTAACCCCTTGTCACCTCACCTGCCATCACCTCACCACTCATCATCTCATCCCTCATCATCTCATCCCTCATCATCTCATCCCTCATCATCTCATCCCTCATCATCTCATCCCTCATCATCTCATCCCTCATCATCTCATCCCTCATCATCTCATCCCTCATCATCTCATCCCTCATCATCTCATCCCTCATCATCTCATCCCTCATCATCTCATCCCTCATCATCTCATTCCTCATCATCTCATCCCTCATCATCTCACTCTTTATCATCGCCTTCCACATTATCGTCTCACCCCACAAATTCATCCCTTCCAGCATTTACTTCCCTCCCCTCTCCTTCATCTCACCCAGCAGCTTCATCATACTCCCACCCCTCCTTTAGCTCATTCTATTTTTCCCATTATGCCCCATTGTATGGGCCATACTTTTCCTTCTCCTTAAATAGAATCCCTTATATGAGTACATATGTAATTGATAAGCCCatggaaatattaaaatatggaaatgaaaatttttacaaagcTTTAGCTTTTGATCTAAAAGGAGGAAAATGCAAAGACTCTTTAGAGGAAGTTTATGATTACATTACaacaatttattttgattGTTCTTtgcattataaaaatgaaatgcatacaaaaattattaatgtatTTCAGTCAACGGAAtgtcattattatattcacgTTACATCTCCCTTGTTGTGTGCTCACCCTACTTTACACACGTCGATGAAGGCTAAAATAGAAGTTATCAAATGTTTTAAGAACGTGTACGCAGCAAGCTCACAACTGCAGGGGGGGTCCACCTCATGTAATCGCACAAACAGTCATAATGATAGCTGTGCTAGCAGTGGTAACACTCGAAGTGGTAATTCACGTGAACCATGTGGGAATAAATGTAAACAATGCAGCGAATGTACCTCCAAACCAAGCAGCGGAGGAGCAGGGGAAAAAAGCACACCAGGGGTGCACACACATAACAATAAGCACATGAATAGAGATACATTGAAAAGtgataattatattagtAATGAAGACAAATTATACTTACAAGAATTTTATagcttaaaatataaaatttttcaaaacacAAAAATGGTTTCCTTCGAAGCAGTAccaaaaggaaagaaaataGAATTCGGAAAAATGTATGATTTTGGTTTAGgaaattatataagaaaaagagTTTATAAAAGTAGTCCCATGTTTCACATTGGTAATATTGTAAAACACAGGTATTGGAATTATCAAGCGGTAGTAGTTAGCTGggattatatatgttttgcTCCGAATGAATggaaagaaaattttttctctGAATATCCAAGTGAATTTCAAAATACTGTTCATTATCTTCttctaattaataaaaaaaaaaaaaaagaaggaacaCTTTATGAGCCTAACtattatagtaataaaaaaaagaaaagaaactATACTGATAAACATAGCATAAAAAGTGGTTCTTCAACTTCAAGCGGTAGTCGAATAGACAAGGAAAAAGAacaagattttttttttatggtaaaTGATGATGATATTGTCAATAATGAGAATTTCCATTTTGCCTATGTACCAGAATCAAGTTTGGATTATGGcgataaaatgatatatagtGAATATTTGCCccaattttttgaaaaatacaatgatttctttcatttttatattccaaaaaaaaatcacATCATATGGAAATTATTTCCTTATGatttctttaatttaatCTTTTGA
- the GLP3 gene encoding glutaredoxin-like protein, putative, with product MNNFKKASDFIYFCSAFNIYALLMNKRLDNFFRVKNFPELQKNIPAFCEGISTQRESNTIIYDKKNSTTEKRVECEINCKNTSKQILKEEERINVYNESLIKNIRDDNIIYNRNSRHVKKNEGYNYHNSTAKKSISFLNGIVYTEKYNEKGIPNDQDKDDVNYVNPFSDKICSNVINTEEETCNDGNNGNELKTELNKELTKDIINLIENILKKHKIVLFMKGTALNPFCKYSRQAIHILKLNKVKEIHTVNILENEKLRNALKIYSKWPTFPQLYVKGTFIGGIDRVQLLHDNNKLKELIENLLVVNHISNE from the coding sequence AtgaacaattttaaaaaagcgtctgatttcatttatttttgcagCGCCTTTAATATTTACGCATTGTTAATGAATAAGCGattagataatttttttcgaGTGAAAAATTTTCcagaattacaaaaaaatattccagCTTTTTGTGAAGGTATTAGTACACAAAGGGAGAGCAAcacaataatatatgataaaaaaaatagtacaaCTGAAAAACGAGTGGAATGTGAGATAAATTGTAAGAATACTtcaaaacaaatattaaaagaagaagaaagaattaatgtatataatgagAGTcttataaagaatataagggatgataatataatatataaccgAAATAGTAGACATGTCAAGAAAAATGAAGGGTATAACTATCATAACAGTACGGCAAAGAaatctatttcttttttaaatggaATAGTTTATACTGAAAAGTACAATGAAAAAGGAATTCCGAATGATCAAGATAAGGATGATGTTAATTATGTTAACCCATTCAGTGACAAAATTTGTAGTAATGTAATTAATACTGAAGAAGAAACATGTAATGATGGAAATAATGGGAATGAATTAAAAActgaattaaataaagagTTAACGAaggatataataaatttaattgaaaatatactGAAAAAGCATAAGAtagttttatttatgaaaGGAACTGCTTTAAATCCTTTTTGCAAATATAGCAGACAAgcaattcatattttaaaattaaataaagtgAAAGAAATTCACACTGTCAATATTttggaaaatgaaaaattaagaaatgctttaaaaatttattccaAGTGGCCTACATTCCCTCAGTTATATGTGAAAGGTACATTTATAGGAGGAATAGACCGAGTACAACTGTTACATGataacaataaattaaaggaattaatagaaaatttgTTAGTAGTTAACCACATATCAAATGAATGA